The genomic segment CGAAACAGGCTTGAACAGGCGAGGTGGAGCGTGACGTTGCTGGATTCCGTGCACGGACCGGCGGACCTGAAGCGGATGGAGCCCGGCGAGCTGGAGCTGCTCGCCGGTCAGATCCGGGAATTCCTGGTCGAGAAGGTGTGCCGGAACGGCGGTCACCTCGGGCCCAACCTGGGCGTGGTGGAGCTGACCCTCGCCCTGCACCGGGTGTTCGACTCGCCGTCGGACGCGATCGTCTGGGACGTCGGGCACCAGAGCTACGTGCACAAGATCGTCACCGGCAGGCACGCCGAGTTCGACGGGCTGCGCCAGCGGGGTGGCCTCACCGGCTACCCCTCGCGCGCCGAGAGCGAGCACGACCTGGTGGAGAACAGCCACGCCTCGGCCGCGTTGTCCTATGTGGACGGCCTGGCGAAGGCCTTCGAGCTGGGCGGCGGCGGCAGGCACGCGGTGGCCGTGGTCGGGGACGGCGCGCTGACCGGCGGCATGTGCTGGGAGGCGCTGAACAACATCGCCGCCGCCCCGCACCGGCCGGTGGTGATCGTGGTCAACGACAACGGCCGCTCCTACTCGCCGACCATCGGCGGGCTCGCCGAGCACCTGGCCTCGCTGCGGCTGCGGCCCGGCTACGAGCGCATCCTCGACGGCGGCCGTGAGATGCTGCGCCGCACCCCGTTCGTGGGCAAGCCGATCTACGCGGCGCTGCACGCGGCCAAGGCCGGGCTGAAGGACGCGGTCAGCCCGCAGCGCATGTTCGCCGACCTGGGCCTGAAGTACGTCGGCCCGGTCGACGGCCACGACCTGCCCGCGCTGGAGAAGGCGCTGCACAGCGCGAAGGCGTTCGGCGGCCCGGTGATCGTGCACGCGGTGACGGAGAAGGGCCACGGCTACGAGCCCGCGGTCAACCACGTGCACGACCAGATGCACCAGACCGACCCGCTGGACCCGGAGACCGGCCTGCCGCCGGTGAAGGGCCCGAGCTGGACCGGGGTGTTCGCCGACGAACTGGCCGCCATCGGCGACGAGCGCGAGGACGTGGTCGCGATCACCGCGGCGATGCTGCGCTCCACGGGGCTGCACAAGTTCGCCGAGGCGCACCCGGACCGCTGGTTCGACGTCGGCATCGCCGAGCAGCACGCGGTGGCTTCGGCCGCCGGGCTGGCGATGGGCGGCATGCACCCGGTGGTGGCGATCTACGCGACCTTCCTCAACCGCGCCTTCGACCAGGTGCTGATGGACGTGGCGCTGCACAAGCAGGCGGTCACCTTCGTGCTCGACCGGGCCGGCATCACCGGGCCGGACGGCGCCAGCCACCACGGCATGTGGGACCTGTCGCTGCTGGGCCTGGTGCCCGGCATGCGGGTGGCCGCACCCCGTGACGCGATCACCCTGCGTGAGGAGCTGCGGGAGGCGGTGGCCGTCGCCGACGGCCCGACCGCGCTCCGGTTCTCGCGTGGTGGCGTGATCGAGTCGGTGCCCGCGGTGGACCGGCTCGGCGTGGTCGACGTGCTGCGCCGCCCGGCCGAAGGCGCCGGGACCGACGTGCTGCTGGTCGCCGTCGGTGCCTTCGCCAAGCTGGGCCTCGCCGCCGCGGACCGGCTGGCCGACCAGGGCATCGGCGTCACCGTGGTGGACCCGCGGTGGGTGCTGCCGGTGCCGGGTGAGCTGACCGCGCTCGCCGAGGCGCACCGCCTGGTGGTCACCGTCGAGGACAACGGCCGCCACGGCGGCTTCGGCTCACTGCTGGCCGCCGCCTTCCGTGACGCCGACTGCTCGGTCCCGGTGCGGGACCTGGCCGTGCCGCAGCGCTTCCTCGAACACGGCACGCGGGACGAGGTGCTCTCCGGCATCGGCCTGACCGCGCAGGACGTGGCGCGCAAGGTCACCGAGTGGGCGTCGAACCTGGTCAGCGCCCCGGCTCAGGACACCGCGGTGAAGTCCACTCAGGACTGATCAGGACTGGCTCGGCATGGGCACGGGCGCGGGGTCGTCCGTGCCCATCACCTCGCGCGGTTCCGGGAACAGCCGCAGCAGGACCGGGTAGGTGATCGCGGCGGTGAGCAGGGTGGCGGGCAGGCTGATGTCCACGCCACCCGCGATCTCCCGCAGCGGCCCGGCGATCATCGGCGTGTTCGCGGTGAGCAGGCCGAGCGCGGTCGCCGGGAGCCAGGCCGCCATCGCCCGCCAGTTCACCCCGCGGGTGAACCAGTACCGCCCGCCCTTGCGGCCCTCGTTGAACACCTGCAGGTCGGCCGGATCGTAGTAACCGCGCCGGATCAGGTAGCCGATCATCATGATCACCATCCACGGCGAGGTGCACAGCACGATCAGCGTGGCGAAGGCGTTGATGCTCGACACCATGTCCAGCGCGAAGTTGCCGACGAAGATGAACGCCACCGACAGCGTGCCGATCAGCAGCGTCGCCTGGACCCGGCTCAACCGCACGAAGATCGAGCTGAAGTCCAGCCCGGTGCCGTACAACGCGGTGGTACCGGTGGACAAGCCGCCGATCAGCGCCACCGCGATGAGCGGAATGGCGTACCACAGCGGGGAAATCGTGGTCAGGCCGGCGATGTAGTCGCTCGCGTCGGTGACCAGGGTGGCCGTGGCGATGCCGAAGCCGAACGGCAGCAGCGTCGCCACCTGCGCCAGGAACGGCGCCGCCAGCAGGGAACGGCGGCTGTGCGTGGCGGGGATGTAGCGCGACCAGTCGCCGAGGAAGGCGCCGAACGAGATCGGGTTCGCCATCACGGTCAGCGCGGCCAGGATCCACGTGGGCCAGAACGTGCCGAGCGCGTAGTCGCCGGTGCCGGGGAACGCCGGGTCGAACCGCCCACCGTAGGCGAAAACGCCGAGCAGCATGATCACCGTGCCCAGTACCACCGCGATCCGGTTGATCAGCAGCATGAACCGGTAGCCGTAGACGCAGACCACCAGCGTGGCGATCGCGATCACGCCGTACGCGGTACCGCGCAGCACTTCGCCGCCGTCGATGCCGAACAACCGTTGCGCCGCACCGGCTACCGCGTCACCGCTGACCCACACCGAGATGGCGAAGAAGGTGATCGCGGTGAGCAGCGACAGGAACGAGCCCACGCACCGGCCGACCACGCCGAAGTGCGCGCCGGAGGCGACCGCGTTGTTCGTCCTGGTCACCGGCCCGAACAAGCTCATCGGTGCGAGCACGCAGGCCCCGGCCAGTACGCCGGTGACCGTCGCCGCGACCGCGGCGGGGAAGCTGAGCCCGTAGGCGATCGGCAGCGTGCCGAGGATGATGGTGGCGAAGGTGTTCGCGCCGCCGAAGGCGAGCCGGAACAGGTCCCGCGGCCGCGAAGTCTGTTCCGCGAACGGGATCGGCGCGATGCCGTTGTGCTCGACACTGGTGATCTTGGGCATCTGGAATCCGTCTTTCGTTGTCTGCGCGTTATCCGCCGCTGTCACAGTGGTGGGGATGACCCGGCAACTGGCGGTGGCAGCACCGTCCCGGACGGTGGTCGCGCTCGGCGTGGCCGGTGCGGGACTGGGTACCGCCGTGTCCTGGCTGGACCTCTACCTGCTGTCTTCGGCACGTGATCAGTGCGTGGTCGGCATGACCGCCTTCGAGAACTCCGGCATGCTCGTGTTCTCCGTGCAACCGGTGCTGTGGGCGGTGAACTTCCTCGCGTTCACCCTGCTCTACGCCGGGCTGTTCCCGTTGTTCCTCAACGGGGACACCGCCGGGGCGCGTTTCGCCGGGGTGGTCGCGTGCGTGCTCCTGACCGCGGTACTCGTGGCCGCGTCGGTCTGGATCAGCATGGCGGTGTGGTCGCCGGAGCAGGTGGCCCCCGGTTGTGCCGGAGGCCACCCGCCGTGGTGGCCCGCGTGGGCCGAGCTCTGACTACTGGTAGCGCGTCATGACGTGCTTGACGCGGGTGTACTCGGCGAACGAATACGCCGAAAGGTCCTTGCCGTGGCCCGAATGGCCGAAGCCGCCGTGCGGCATTTCCGCGGCCAGCGGGCCGTGCGTGTTGATCCACACGCAGCCGAAGTCGAGTTCCGCGGAGACCCGCACCGCGCGGGAGTGGTCCTTCGTCCACACCGAAGACGCCAGTCCGTACGGCACGCCGTTGGCCAGGTCGACCGCTTCGGCCTCACCGCTGAACCGTTGAACGGTGATCACCGGCCCGAAGATCTCCTCCTGCACGAGCTCGTCGTCCTGCGTCAGCCCGGAAACCACGGTGGGTTCGAAGTAGAACCCGCCGCCCGCCGGGCTGGTGCCGCCGGTGTGCACGGTGGCGTGCGCGGGCAGCCGCTCGATCAGCCCACGTACCCGGTCCCGTTGCGCGGCACTGTTCAGCGGACCGAAGTCGGTGCCGGGGCGGGTCGCGCCGGCGGCCTTGGCCAGGATCGCGGTGAACTCGTCGTGGATCGACTCGTGCACCAGTACCCGGCTGCCCGCGGTGCAGTCCTGGCCCGCGTTGTAGAAGGCCGCGCCCACGATGCCTTCCGCGGCTTCCTCCAGGTTCACGTCCTCGAACACCAGGAGTGGCGCGTTGCCACCGAGTTCGAGGTGCGTGCGCTTGAGGTCTGCCGCGGCGACGGTCGCCACGTCGATCCCGGCGCGCGTGGAACCGGTGATCGACACCAGTTCGGGGATCGGGTGCCGGACCAGCGCGCGCCCGGTGTCGCGATCGCCGCAGACCACGTTGAACGCGCCCACGGGCAGGAACTCCGCGGCCACCTTCGCCAGCAGCACGGCGCTGCCCGGGGTGGTCTCCGCGGGTTTGAGCACCACGGTGTTCCCGGCGGCGAGCGCGGGCGCGATCTTCCAGACGCCCATCATCAGCGGGTAGTTCCACGGGGCGATCTGCGCACACACGCCGACCGGTTCGCGCCGGATCGACGAGGTGTGCCCCGGCAGGTACTCGGCTGAGGCGGTGCCTTCGAGCTGGCGGGCGGCACCGGCGAAGAACCGCAGCGCGCTCACGCTTTCCGGGATCTCCTCCTCCAGCACCACCTGCCGGATCTTGCCGGTTTCCCGGACTTCCACGTCGGCGAACTCCGCCGCACGGGACTCCAGCGCGTCGGCGATCTTCAGCAGCGCCAGCTGCCGCTGCGCCGGGGTGCTGCGGCGCCAGGCGCGGAACGCCCGTCGTGCCGACTCCAGCGCGGCGTCCACATCGGACTCTTCGGACAGCGCGCTGGTGCCGCAGACCTCGCCGGTGGCGGGATCGATCAGCTCCAGGGTGCGGCCGCCGATCGCCGGGACTTGTTTGCCTTCGATAAAATTACCGGAGTTCACGATCACCCTCACTGGTCGAGGTGGGTGGGTTCGAACATGCGCAGCAGCGCCGGCAGCACGACCACGCTCGGGCCGGGGGTGGCCAGCGCGCTCGCCAGCTCGGCGCGCAGGCTGTCCACAGTGGACACCTGCGCCGGTACGCCGAACGACTTCGCCAGCGCGGCGAAGTCCGGCCGGGCCAGTTCGGTGGCGTGCGCCTGGCCGAAGGCGCCGGTCATGTACTCGCGGAGGATGCCGTACCCGCCATCATCGACGATGAGCCAGGTGACGTCCAGGCCGTGCTGGGCCGCGGTGGCCAGTTCGGCGATGCCGTACATCGCGCCGCCATCCCCGGAGACGGCCAGCGCCGGGCCACGCCGGGCCGCGGCCGCGCCGAGCGCGCCGGGCAGGCCGTACCCCAGCCCGCCGGCGCCCTGCGCGGTGTGGATCGGAGCGCCATCGGTGTTCCAGGCCGACCAGGCCCAGTACCCGAGCACGGTCATGTCCCAGAAGCTCGGCGTGCCTTCGGGCAGTGCCGCGCGGACCTCGGCGAGCACGCGCTGCTCGAGATCGAGCGACTGCCCGCCGATCCGGTCGCGGACCTTGCCCAGCAGTTCGGCGACCGCGGCCTCGGCCCGTCCGTCGGCTTCCCGTGACGGTGCCGCTTCGAGCAACGCGGTCAGCGCGAGCCGGACGTCGGCGTGGATGCCCAGCGCGGGGTGGTTGGACTCCAGCTTCCCGGCGTCCGCCTCGATCTGGATCACCCGCCCGCGTGGGCGGAACCGGTGGTAATTGCTGGTCAGCTCGCCGAGACCGGAGCCGAGCACGAGCAGCACGTCGGCGTCGGCCAGGAATTCGGTCGAATGCCAGTCCTCGAGCCAGGACTGCCCGGAGAGCGGGTGGTCCCAGGCGAAGGAACCCTTGCCGCCGAAGGAGGACAGCACCGGCGCACGGACGAGCTCCGCCAGTGCTCGCAACTCGGCCTGTGCACCGGAGCGGACCACGCCACCACCGGCGAGGATGACCGGGTTCTCCGCCGCTCCCAGCAGTCGTGCCGTTTCGTCGATCAGTTCTGGTAGCGGGGCCAGCGGTTTCGGGGTGGCGGTGACCGAGGTGATCGGCGGCAGCGAAGCCGGGGCGAGCAGCACGTCCTGCGGGATCTCCACCCACACCGGCCCGTACGGCACGGTGGCCGCCGACTCCCACGCCTCCCGCAACGCCGTCGGGATCTGGCTGGCCGTGCGCACCACGTGCGTCGACTTGACCACGTCACGGAAACTCGCGCGCTGGTCCGGCAATTCGTGCAGGTAGCCGTGCCGCCCGCCACCGAGCCCGGCTGTCGGTACCTGGCTGGAGATCCCGAGGACCGGTACCGACGACGAGCGGGATTCCTGCAACGAGGCCAAAGTCAGCAAGGCGCCCGGACCGGTGGAGACGATCACCGGGGTCACCGGGACCGGGCCGCCGGGGTCGGCGTCGAGCCGGGCCCGCGCGTGCCCGTCCGCGGCGAAGGCCAGGTTGTTCTCCACCCTGGCGCCGACGAGCCGCAGTTCCGGGCACCGCCGCAGGGCTTCGAACAGGCCCAGCGCGTGCTGGCCGGGCAGGCCGAACACGGTGTCCGCGCCGAGCGCCCGCAGCGTCTCGACGACCAGGTCACCGCCGATCCTCATGCGCCGGCCCCGAGCGCGAGCAGGCTGACCAGGTCGTAGGCCACGTGGGAGGCGGCGATGGCGGTGATCTCCGCGTGGTCGTAGGCCGGGGCCAGTTCCACCACGTCCCCGCCGATCAGGTTCAGCCCGCGCAGGCCGCGCACGATCTCCAGCAGTTCCCGGCTGGTCATGCCGCCCGCCTCCGGCGTGCCGGTGCCGGGCGCGTGCGCCGGGTCGAGCACGTCGATGTCGATGGAGACGTACAGCGGGCGGTCGCCGATGCGCTGGCGCAGCGCGTCCACGGTCTCGGCCACCCCCCGGCGCATCACGTCCCCGGAGGTCACGATGCCGAAGCCGAGGCGCCGGTCCTCTTCGAGGTCCCGCTTGCCGTACAGGGGACCGCGCGTGCCCACGTGCGACAGCGCGCTGGTGTCGAGGATGCCCTCCTCCGACGCCCGCCGGAACGGGGTGCCGTGGGTGTACGGCTCGCCGAAGTAGGTGTCCCAGGTGTCCAGGTGCGCGTCGAAGTGCAGCAGCGCCACCGGTCCGTGCTTCTTCGCCGCCGCGCGCAGCAGCGGGAGCGCGATGGTGTGGTCACCGCCGACGGTGACCAGCTTCGTGCCGTCCGCGGTGAGCGCTTCCGCTTCGTGCTGCAGGGTTTCGATGGCCTCGCCGATGTTGAACGGGTTGATCGCGATGTCCCCGGCGTCGACCACCTGCGCGGTGGCGAACGGGGAAACGTCCAGCTCCGGGTGGTACGGCCGGAGCAGGCGGCTGGCCTCGCGCAGCGCGGCCGGGCCGAAGCGCGCGCCCGGCCGGTAGGACACACCGGCGTCGAACGGCACCCCGACCACGGCGACATCGGCGCGGTCGACCTGGTCCGCCCGCGGCAGCCGGGCGAAGGTGGCGAACCCGGCGAACCTGGGTACCTTCGACGAGTCGACCGGCCCGAGCGGGGACTGCTGCGTCACTGCGTGAACTCCTTCTTTGCGTCAACGGTTCCGCGCCCGGCCAGCCGTTCGCTCCAGTGGCCGAGCACGGCGGGCGGTGTCGGCGGGGTGGCCAGGCTGACGACCACGTACACCAGCAGGCTGGTGCCCAGGCCCCAGTAGATCGGCGAGTTCGCGGCCATGCCGTCGACCACCATGAGCACGATCGCGGCCAGCGCGCCGACCGCCATCGAGGCGACCGCGCCCTGCCGCGTGCCGCGCTTCCAGGCCAGCCCGCCCAGGATCGCCACCAGCAGGCCGCCGACCAGGATGTTGTAGGCGATGGTCAGCGCGGCGACCACGTCGGTGACCACCATCGCGATGCCGATCGCGACCAGGCCGAGCACGAGCGTGGTGAGCCGGTTCCGGCTGACCTCCCCCTCTTCGGAGGACGGCGTCCGGCCCCGCAGCTTGCCCAGCAGGTCCGTGGTGCTCACCGTGGAGCAGGCGATCAGTGCGCCGCTGGCGGTCGACATCATCGCCGACAGCGCGGCGGCCAGCACCAGCCCGCGGACCCCGGCGGGCAGCAGGTCCTCCACGATCGTGGCGAAGGCGTCCTGCGCGCTGGCGAGCGAGGGGTGGAGCACCTTCGCCGCGGTCCCGATCAACGCGCCCGCGAGCCCGTAGACCAGGCAGTACACCCCGGAGCCGATGCCGCCGCCGGTCGCCACCCGCGGGGTGCGGGCGGTGAACACCCGCTGCCAGATGTCCTGGCCGATCAGCAGGCCGAACCCGTAGGTCAGCACGTAGGTGATGATCGAGCCGGTGCCGATGCTGGTGAAGTCGAAGAAGCTGGCGTCGAGGCGCTCGCCCATGCCGTCGAACCCGCCCGCCGCGCTGATCGAGACCGGCAGCAGGATCAGCAGGATGCCGATGGTCTTGATGACGAACTGCGCGATGTCGGTGAGCGTGATCGACCACATGCCGC from the Amycolatopsis magusensis genome contains:
- the dxs gene encoding 1-deoxy-D-xylulose-5-phosphate synthase — translated: MTLLDSVHGPADLKRMEPGELELLAGQIREFLVEKVCRNGGHLGPNLGVVELTLALHRVFDSPSDAIVWDVGHQSYVHKIVTGRHAEFDGLRQRGGLTGYPSRAESEHDLVENSHASAALSYVDGLAKAFELGGGGRHAVAVVGDGALTGGMCWEALNNIAAAPHRPVVIVVNDNGRSYSPTIGGLAEHLASLRLRPGYERILDGGREMLRRTPFVGKPIYAALHAAKAGLKDAVSPQRMFADLGLKYVGPVDGHDLPALEKALHSAKAFGGPVIVHAVTEKGHGYEPAVNHVHDQMHQTDPLDPETGLPPVKGPSWTGVFADELAAIGDEREDVVAITAAMLRSTGLHKFAEAHPDRWFDVGIAEQHAVASAAGLAMGGMHPVVAIYATFLNRAFDQVLMDVALHKQAVTFVLDRAGITGPDGASHHGMWDLSLLGLVPGMRVAAPRDAITLREELREAVAVADGPTALRFSRGGVIESVPAVDRLGVVDVLRRPAEGAGTDVLLVAVGAFAKLGLAAADRLADQGIGVTVVDPRWVLPVPGELTALAEAHRLVVTVEDNGRHGGFGSLLAAAFRDADCSVPVRDLAVPQRFLEHGTRDEVLSGIGLTAQDVARKVTEWASNLVSAPAQDTAVKSTQD
- a CDS encoding thiamine pyrophosphate-binding protein; this translates as MRIGGDLVVETLRALGADTVFGLPGQHALGLFEALRRCPELRLVGARVENNLAFAADGHARARLDADPGGPVPVTPVIVSTGPGALLTLASLQESRSSSVPVLGISSQVPTAGLGGGRHGYLHELPDQRASFRDVVKSTHVVRTASQIPTALREAWESAATVPYGPVWVEIPQDVLLAPASLPPITSVTATPKPLAPLPELIDETARLLGAAENPVILAGGGVVRSGAQAELRALAELVRAPVLSSFGGKGSFAWDHPLSGQSWLEDWHSTEFLADADVLLVLGSGLGELTSNYHRFRPRGRVIQIEADAGKLESNHPALGIHADVRLALTALLEAAPSREADGRAEAAVAELLGKVRDRIGGQSLDLEQRVLAEVRAALPEGTPSFWDMTVLGYWAWSAWNTDGAPIHTAQGAGGLGYGLPGALGAAAARRGPALAVSGDGGAMYGIAELATAAQHGLDVTWLIVDDGGYGILREYMTGAFGQAHATELARPDFAALAKSFGVPAQVSTVDSLRAELASALATPGPSVVVLPALLRMFEPTHLDQ
- a CDS encoding purine-cytosine permease family protein codes for the protein MPKITSVEHNGIAPIPFAEQTSRPRDLFRLAFGGANTFATIILGTLPIAYGLSFPAAVAATVTGVLAGACVLAPMSLFGPVTRTNNAVASGAHFGVVGRCVGSFLSLLTAITFFAISVWVSGDAVAGAAQRLFGIDGGEVLRGTAYGVIAIATLVVCVYGYRFMLLINRIAVVLGTVIMLLGVFAYGGRFDPAFPGTGDYALGTFWPTWILAALTVMANPISFGAFLGDWSRYIPATHSRRSLLAAPFLAQVATLLPFGFGIATATLVTDASDYIAGLTTISPLWYAIPLIAVALIGGLSTGTTALYGTGLDFSSIFVRLSRVQATLLIGTLSVAFIFVGNFALDMVSSINAFATLIVLCTSPWMVIMMIGYLIRRGYYDPADLQVFNEGRKGGRYWFTRGVNWRAMAAWLPATALGLLTANTPMIAGPLREIAGGVDISLPATLLTAAITYPVLLRLFPEPREVMGTDDPAPVPMPSQS
- a CDS encoding aminobutyraldehyde dehydrogenase, with translation MVNSGNFIEGKQVPAIGGRTLELIDPATGEVCGTSALSEESDVDAALESARRAFRAWRRSTPAQRQLALLKIADALESRAAEFADVEVRETGKIRQVVLEEEIPESVSALRFFAGAARQLEGTASAEYLPGHTSSIRREPVGVCAQIAPWNYPLMMGVWKIAPALAAGNTVVLKPAETTPGSAVLLAKVAAEFLPVGAFNVVCGDRDTGRALVRHPIPELVSITGSTRAGIDVATVAAADLKRTHLELGGNAPLLVFEDVNLEEAAEGIVGAAFYNAGQDCTAGSRVLVHESIHDEFTAILAKAAGATRPGTDFGPLNSAAQRDRVRGLIERLPAHATVHTGGTSPAGGGFYFEPTVVSGLTQDDELVQEEIFGPVITVQRFSGEAEAVDLANGVPYGLASSVWTKDHSRAVRVSAELDFGCVWINTHGPLAAEMPHGGFGHSGHGKDLSAYSFAEYTRVKHVMTRYQ
- the speB gene encoding agmatinase; translation: MTQQSPLGPVDSSKVPRFAGFATFARLPRADQVDRADVAVVGVPFDAGVSYRPGARFGPAALREASRLLRPYHPELDVSPFATAQVVDAGDIAINPFNIGEAIETLQHEAEALTADGTKLVTVGGDHTIALPLLRAAAKKHGPVALLHFDAHLDTWDTYFGEPYTHGTPFRRASEEGILDTSALSHVGTRGPLYGKRDLEEDRRLGFGIVTSGDVMRRGVAETVDALRQRIGDRPLYVSIDIDVLDPAHAPGTGTPEAGGMTSRELLEIVRGLRGLNLIGGDVVELAPAYDHAEITAIAASHVAYDLVSLLALGAGA
- a CDS encoding sodium:solute symporter produces the protein MIADYVVIALYIAGMLGIGWYGLRLARTKSDYLVAGRRLGWFMYSGTMSAVVLGGASTVGGVALGYTWGISGAWLVVSIGLGILVLHALFARRLVKLRVYTVSEMLDLRYGGRSTSTISGIVMWAYTLMLTVTSTLAFATVFKVLLDIPEWVGIGIGGAIVVLYSVLGGMWSITLTDIAQFVIKTIGILLILLPVSISAAGGFDGMGERLDASFFDFTSIGTGSIITYVLTYGFGLLIGQDIWQRVFTARTPRVATGGGIGSGVYCLVYGLAGALIGTAAKVLHPSLASAQDAFATIVEDLLPAGVRGLVLAAALSAMMSTASGALIACSTVSTTDLLGKLRGRTPSSEEGEVSRNRLTTLVLGLVAIGIAMVVTDVVAALTIAYNILVGGLLVAILGGLAWKRGTRQGAVASMAVGALAAIVLMVVDGMAANSPIYWGLGTSLLVYVVVSLATPPTPPAVLGHWSERLAGRGTVDAKKEFTQ